In the Pseudothauera hydrothermalis genome, one interval contains:
- a CDS encoding hydroxyacid-oxoacid transhydrogenase, with product MSCCHHYALAPGGDAAFTVDVSAITFGPGCLAEAGDHALRLGLQRVALFTDARLAASEHVAIVRRSLADAGVDCVVYDAVEVEPTDASFLAAARFAGEGNFDGFISVGGGSVIDTAKAANLYATYPADLAAYVNAPLGEARAVPGPLKPHIACPTTSGTGAECTGIAIFDWVARGVKTGIVSRLLRPTLALIDPVTTWTLPRTVVAASGFDVLSHALESYTALPHTCRAKAERPSLRPMSQGANPWSDFGCEKALQLTGQYLERAVRDAADHEARNGMMWAATLAGIAFGNAGVHLPHGMAYAVAGGVRDYRAPDYPPEHPMVPHGMSVIVNAPAVFRFTADACPERHLQAAGWLGAETRGATAADAGEIVAQRLIALMQACDIPNGVGGVGYHAGDIPSLTAGAWAQQRLVNNAPKAVDEGHLSTLFRDALQYW from the coding sequence ATGTCCTGCTGCCACCACTACGCCCTTGCCCCGGGCGGCGATGCCGCATTCACGGTCGACGTATCGGCCATCACCTTCGGCCCCGGCTGCCTGGCCGAAGCCGGCGATCACGCGCTCAGGCTGGGCCTGCAGCGCGTCGCGCTGTTCACCGATGCGCGCCTGGCGGCCAGCGAGCATGTCGCCATCGTCCGCCGCTCGCTCGCCGACGCGGGCGTGGACTGCGTGGTTTATGACGCGGTCGAGGTCGAACCGACCGACGCCTCCTTCCTCGCCGCCGCGCGCTTCGCCGGCGAGGGGAATTTCGACGGTTTCATCTCGGTGGGCGGCGGCTCGGTGATCGACACCGCCAAGGCGGCCAACCTCTACGCCACCTATCCGGCCGATCTGGCCGCCTACGTGAATGCCCCGCTGGGCGAGGCGCGCGCCGTGCCGGGGCCGCTCAAGCCGCACATCGCCTGTCCCACCACCAGCGGCACCGGCGCGGAATGCACCGGCATCGCCATCTTCGACTGGGTGGCACGCGGCGTGAAGACCGGCATCGTCTCGCGCCTGCTGCGCCCCACGCTGGCGCTGATCGACCCCGTCACCACGTGGACGCTGCCGCGCACGGTGGTGGCGGCCTCCGGCTTCGACGTGCTCTCCCACGCGCTGGAAAGCTACACCGCGCTGCCGCACACCTGCCGTGCCAAAGCCGAGCGCCCCAGCCTGCGGCCGATGAGCCAGGGCGCCAACCCGTGGAGCGATTTCGGCTGCGAGAAGGCCCTGCAGCTCACCGGCCAGTACCTGGAGCGTGCGGTGCGCGACGCGGCCGACCATGAGGCGCGCAACGGCATGATGTGGGCCGCCACGCTGGCCGGCATCGCCTTCGGCAACGCCGGGGTGCATCTGCCGCACGGCATGGCCTACGCGGTGGCCGGCGGGGTGCGCGACTACCGCGCCCCGGACTACCCGCCCGAGCACCCGATGGTGCCGCACGGCATGTCGGTCATCGTCAATGCCCCGGCGGTGTTCCGCTTCACCGCCGACGCCTGCCCCGAGCGCCACCTGCAGGCCGCCGGCTGGCTGGGCGCGGAGACCCGCGGCGCGACCGCCGCGGACGCCGGCGAGATCGTCGCACAGCGCCTGATCGCGCTGATGCAGGCCTGCGACATTCCCAACGGCGTGGGCGGCGTGGGCTACCACGCAGGCGACATTCCCAGCCTCACCGCCGGTGCCTGGGCACAGCAGCGCCTGGTGAACAACGCGCCGAAGGCGGTGGACGAAGGACATCTCTCCACGCTTTTCCGCGACGCCCTGCAGTACTGGTAG
- a CDS encoding cbb3-type cytochrome c oxidase subunit I: MKYQSQAVALPYFVAAIGLFVGQIIFGLILGLQYVVGDFLFPEIPFNVARMVHTNLLIVWLLFGFMGAAYYLVPEESETELFSPKLALVLFWVFLVAGALTIVGYLTVDYATLAQYTGNDILATMGREFLEQPLLTKVGIVVVALAFLFNISMTVLKGRKTAINIVLLLGLWGLAIFFLFSFYNPTNLVLDKYYWWWVVHLWVEGVWELIMAALLAFVLIKVTGVDREVIEKWLYVIIALALVTGIVGTGHHYYWIGTPEYWQWWGSIFSALEPIPFFAMTVFAFNMVNRRRREHPNQAAVLWALGTGVMAFLGAGVWGFLHTLAPVNYYTHGSQITAAHGHMAFYGAYVMVVITIISYAMPILRGRACNSRKAQVLEMWSFWLMTIAMVFITLFLTAAGILQVWLQRVSDTPLSFMAVQEQVSLFYWMREWTGVVFFIGLLCYLASFFIKGEEAPAKA, translated from the coding sequence ATGAAATACCAATCTCAAGCGGTCGCCTTGCCCTACTTCGTTGCAGCAATCGGGCTCTTTGTGGGGCAGATCATCTTCGGCCTGATCCTGGGCCTGCAGTACGTCGTCGGGGACTTCCTGTTCCCGGAGATCCCGTTCAACGTGGCCCGCATGGTCCACACCAACCTGCTGATCGTCTGGCTGTTGTTCGGCTTCATGGGCGCGGCCTACTACCTGGTGCCCGAAGAGTCGGAAACCGAGCTGTTCAGCCCCAAGCTGGCGCTCGTGCTGTTCTGGGTCTTCCTGGTGGCCGGCGCGCTCACTATCGTCGGCTATCTGACGGTCGATTACGCCACGCTGGCTCAATACACTGGTAACGACATCCTGGCGACCATGGGGCGCGAGTTCCTCGAACAACCCTTGCTGACCAAGGTCGGTATCGTGGTGGTGGCGCTGGCCTTTTTGTTCAATATCAGCATGACCGTGCTGAAAGGGCGTAAAACCGCGATCAACATCGTGCTGCTGCTCGGTCTGTGGGGCTTGGCGATTTTCTTCCTGTTCTCCTTCTACAACCCGACCAACCTGGTGCTGGACAAGTATTACTGGTGGTGGGTGGTGCACCTGTGGGTGGAAGGCGTATGGGAGCTGATCATGGCTGCGCTGCTTGCCTTCGTGCTGATCAAAGTCACCGGGGTCGACCGTGAAGTGATCGAAAAATGGCTGTACGTCATCATCGCCCTGGCCTTGGTCACCGGTATCGTCGGCACCGGCCACCACTACTACTGGATCGGCACGCCGGAATACTGGCAGTGGTGGGGTTCGATCTTCTCCGCGCTGGAGCCGATCCCGTTCTTTGCCATGACCGTGTTCGCCTTCAACATGGTCAACCGCCGTCGCCGCGAACACCCCAACCAGGCGGCCGTGCTGTGGGCGCTGGGTACCGGTGTGATGGCCTTCCTGGGCGCAGGCGTTTGGGGCTTCTTGCACACGCTGGCGCCGGTCAACTACTACACCCACGGCTCGCAGATCACCGCGGCGCACGGCCATATGGCCTTCTATGGGGCTTACGTGATGGTGGTCATCACCATCATCAGCTACGCCATGCCTATCCTGCGCGGTCGCGCCTGCAACAGCCGCAAGGCTCAGGTGCTGGAAATGTGGAGCTTCTGGCTGATGACCATCGCCATGGTGTTCATCACCCTGTTCCTCACCGCCGCCGGCATCCTGCAAGTGTGGCTGCAGCGCGTCTCCGACACCCCTTTGTCCTTCATGGCTGTTCAGGAGCAGGTTTCCCTGTTCTACTGGATGCGCGAATGGACTGGCGTGGTGTTCTTCATCGGTCTGCTGTGCTATCTGGCGAGCTTCTTCATCAAGGGTGAGGAAGCGCCGGCCAAGGCCTGA
- a CDS encoding nitric oxide reductase activation protein NorD, which yields MEEAVGKLWHRLITRAAGVSYPAAAVRLREVERTAGVFFRALGGDPGLRVAAATIDPHTARRGLIARIAGVGDRAAHPRLDELTLRLPPVIDFFPERALNRDLYLWLAALAAAHQHLPPGSTDETEFQRHQRAVLAALDTWPGVVARYRRLVDAYVPRRLKAAKLPQPERVREEAIVAALREPGSVAALPAVPPGTPPAAPVLLWLDGHAAGPAALTRTATNDVNNPSTGGPPPEDPERHAHRAERVDLPQEKNGLMMVFRAESLLAVTEFLKINRPTDDEPDPNAAEAARDLDQLALAENTDRVASKVRFDLDLPSAAEDDVVLGDGIPLPEWDYRKQRLLDDHVRLTEMAARHAPPCALPTALKRTARRLHQQFAALAPGRRWIKAQAEGTELDLDAAVRAQTDRACGRHPSEQLYLSLEKRERDLACLVLADLSLSTDTWVSSEARVIDVIRDALLLFGEALGATGDAFALAGFSSIKRSRVRYHRLKDFDEGFDDRIRGRIMTIKPGYYTRLGAAIRHSSRLLQKHGASRRILLILSDGKPNDLDLYDGRYGIEDTRMAVMEARRAGLSPFCVTIDREGAGYLPHIFGPAGFAVIRKPEELPARLPLFYAQLTR from the coding sequence ATGGAAGAGGCCGTCGGCAAACTCTGGCACCGTCTGATTACCCGCGCCGCCGGGGTGAGCTACCCGGCCGCCGCGGTGCGCTTGAGGGAAGTCGAGCGCACCGCCGGGGTATTCTTCCGCGCGCTCGGCGGCGATCCCGGTTTGCGCGTGGCCGCCGCCACGATCGATCCGCACACCGCACGCCGCGGCCTGATCGCCCGCATTGCCGGCGTGGGCGACCGCGCTGCACACCCACGCTTGGATGAGCTGACCCTGCGCCTGCCACCGGTCATCGACTTCTTCCCCGAGCGCGCGCTCAACCGTGACCTCTATCTATGGCTGGCCGCGCTGGCTGCCGCGCATCAGCACTTGCCTCCCGGCTCGACCGACGAAACCGAATTCCAGCGCCATCAACGTGCAGTGCTGGCCGCGCTCGACACCTGGCCGGGCGTGGTGGCGCGTTACCGCCGGCTGGTCGACGCCTATGTGCCGCGCCGACTCAAAGCCGCCAAGCTGCCGCAGCCTGAGCGTGTGCGCGAAGAAGCCATCGTCGCCGCGCTGCGCGAACCCGGCAGTGTTGCCGCACTGCCAGCAGTACCGCCCGGCACCCCTCCTGCCGCCCCGGTGTTGTTGTGGTTGGACGGTCACGCAGCCGGCCCCGCAGCGCTCACCCGCACGGCGACCAACGATGTCAACAACCCCTCTACCGGCGGCCCGCCGCCCGAAGACCCCGAGCGCCACGCCCACCGCGCGGAACGGGTCGACCTGCCGCAAGAAAAAAACGGCCTGATGATGGTGTTTCGCGCCGAAAGTTTGTTGGCGGTCACCGAGTTTCTCAAGATCAACCGCCCCACCGACGACGAGCCCGACCCCAACGCCGCGGAAGCGGCGCGCGACCTCGACCAGCTCGCGCTGGCCGAAAACACCGACCGTGTGGCGTCCAAAGTGCGCTTTGACCTCGATCTTCCCTCAGCGGCCGAAGACGACGTAGTGCTCGGTGACGGCATTCCGCTGCCGGAGTGGGACTATCGCAAGCAGCGCCTGCTGGACGACCACGTGCGCCTGACCGAGATGGCCGCCCGTCATGCCCCGCCCTGTGCGCTGCCCACAGCGCTCAAACGCACCGCGCGCCGCCTGCACCAGCAGTTTGCCGCGCTGGCCCCCGGCCGGCGCTGGATCAAAGCTCAGGCCGAAGGCACCGAGCTGGACCTGGATGCCGCGGTGCGCGCACAAACCGACCGCGCCTGCGGCCGCCATCCGTCCGAACAACTCTACCTGTCGCTGGAAAAGCGCGAGCGCGACCTGGCCTGTCTGGTGCTGGCCGATCTGTCGCTATCGACCGACACCTGGGTTTCTTCAGAGGCGCGTGTGATCGACGTCATCCGCGACGCCTTGCTGCTTTTTGGCGAAGCTCTGGGGGCTACGGGCGACGCCTTCGCACTGGCTGGGTTTTCTTCGATCAAGCGCAGCAGGGTGCGCTATCACCGTCTGAAGGATTTCGACGAAGGCTTCGACGACCGCATCCGCGGCCGCATCATGACAATCAAGCCGGGCTACTACACCCGCCTGGGCGCTGCCATTCGCCACAGCTCACGGTTGCTGCAAAAGCACGGCGCCAGCCGGCGCATTCTGCTCATTCTCTCAGACGGCAAACCCAACGATCTGGATCTCTACGACGGCCGCTACGGCATCGAAGACACCCGCATGGCGGTGATGGAAGCCCGCCGCGCCGGGCTGAGCCCTTTTTGCGTCACCATTGACCGCGAAGGCGCCGGTTACTTGCCCCATATTTTTGGCCCCGCCGGCTTTGCGGTAATTCGCAAACCGGAGGAACTTCCCGCCCGCCTTCCGCTGTTCTACGCCCAACTGACGAGGTGA
- a CDS encoding CbbQ/NirQ/NorQ/GpvN family protein gives MELTTPNIEIPFYEPAGDEIEIFEHAWKNRLPLLIKGPTGCGKTRFVAHMAARLGRPLYTVACHDDLTAADLVGRHLIGDGQTVWCDGPLTRAVREGGICYLDEVVEARKDTTVVLHPLADDRRLLPIERTGELLAAPPEFMLVVSYNPGYQNLLKGMKPSTRQRFVSLRFDFPDEARERAILCGETGCDADLARRLVNIARALRALKDQDLEEAASTRLLVYAATLVRAGMTPLTACRAAIVESLTDDPEVAEALMEVVSATFGH, from the coding sequence ATGGAACTGACCACGCCGAATATCGAAATACCCTTCTACGAACCGGCCGGCGACGAGATCGAAATCTTCGAGCACGCCTGGAAGAACCGCCTGCCGCTGCTGATCAAGGGTCCGACCGGCTGCGGCAAGACCCGTTTTGTCGCCCACATGGCCGCCCGCCTGGGGCGGCCGCTATACACCGTGGCTTGCCACGATGATCTGACCGCCGCCGACCTGGTGGGCCGCCACCTGATCGGCGACGGCCAGACCGTTTGGTGCGACGGCCCGCTGACCCGCGCGGTACGCGAAGGCGGCATCTGCTACCTGGACGAAGTGGTCGAGGCGCGCAAGGACACCACCGTGGTGCTGCACCCGCTGGCCGACGACCGCCGCCTGCTGCCGATCGAGCGCACTGGCGAACTGCTTGCCGCGCCGCCCGAGTTCATGCTGGTGGTGTCCTACAACCCCGGCTATCAAAACCTGCTCAAGGGCATGAAGCCTTCCACCCGCCAGCGCTTTGTTTCCTTGCGCTTCGATTTTCCGGACGAGGCGCGCGAGCGGGCCATTTTGTGCGGTGAAACCGGCTGCGATGCCGACCTCGCCCGCCGCTTGGTGAATATTGCCCGCGCACTGCGCGCGCTCAAGGACCAGGACCTGGAAGAGGCCGCCAGCACCCGCCTGCTGGTGTATGCGGCCACCCTGGTGCGTGCCGGCATGACTCCGCTGACCGCCTGCCGCGCGGCCATCGTGGAAAGCCTCACCGACGACCCCGAGGTGGCCGAGGCGCTGATGGAAGTGGTCTCCGCCACCTTTGGCCACTGA
- a CDS encoding 4Fe-4S binding protein — MASDKPRKVIPIVQAAAPTGRLGLNRVQQQRLATQAGFFLLFIIAPIFDLLRYDLDAGHAWLLGMEWRLGLDEFMAGRIGALEAGANVLLRLFLPIFAGAAAFIWVAYRWGRLYCGWLCPHFSVVETINKLMLRASGKPSVWEKETLPPWEPDGTPRRRDARWWLVVVPAAVLFAFTWAVVFLTYLLPPGEIYGNLFGGTLTRNQALFIGVFTFVLSMEFLFARHLFCRFACAVGLFQSLAWMSNRDAMVVGFQRRRASDCANCLPDRASACDMVCPMRLNPRNIKRHMFTCTQCGQCLQACEHSQHDNPQGPLLTWVSKEAARQNEAGFRAGRGQ; from the coding sequence ATGGCATCGGACAAACCACGCAAGGTGATCCCCATCGTGCAGGCCGCCGCCCCCACCGGGCGGCTGGGGCTGAACCGCGTGCAGCAGCAGCGCCTCGCCACCCAGGCGGGCTTCTTCCTGCTGTTCATCATCGCCCCCATCTTCGACCTGTTGCGCTACGACCTCGACGCCGGCCACGCCTGGCTGCTGGGCATGGAATGGCGGCTCGGACTGGACGAATTCATGGCCGGGCGCATCGGCGCGCTGGAAGCCGGCGCCAACGTGCTGCTGCGCCTCTTCCTGCCCATCTTCGCCGGCGCCGCCGCCTTCATCTGGGTGGCCTACCGCTGGGGCCGGCTGTACTGCGGCTGGCTGTGCCCGCACTTCTCGGTGGTCGAGACCATCAACAAGCTGATGCTGCGCGCCTCGGGCAAGCCCAGCGTGTGGGAAAAGGAAACCCTGCCGCCCTGGGAGCCGGACGGCACCCCGCGCCGGCGCGACGCGCGCTGGTGGCTGGTGGTGGTACCGGCGGCGGTGCTGTTCGCCTTTACCTGGGCAGTGGTCTTCCTCACCTATCTGCTGCCCCCCGGCGAGATCTACGGCAACCTCTTCGGCGGCACGCTCACCCGCAACCAGGCCCTGTTCATCGGCGTGTTCACCTTCGTGCTGAGCATGGAGTTCCTCTTCGCCCGGCATCTATTCTGTCGCTTTGCCTGCGCGGTGGGTTTGTTCCAGAGTCTGGCGTGGATGAGCAATCGCGACGCCATGGTGGTGGGTTTTCAGCGCCGGCGCGCTAGCGACTGTGCCAACTGCCTGCCGGATCGCGCATCGGCCTGCGACATGGTCTGCCCGATGCGCCTGAACCCGCGCAACATCAAACGCCATATGTTCACCTGTACCCAGTGCGGCCAGTGCCTGCAAGCCTGTGAGCACAGCCAGCACGACAACCCGCAGGGCCCGTTGCTCACCTGGGTGAGCAAGGAGGCCGCCCGCCAGAACGAAGCCGGTTTTCGCGCCGGACGCGGGCAGTAG
- a CDS encoding cytochrome C oxidase subunit IV family protein, producing MRHDIRSADRRSTVLWVLLIIATVLTWAVGEGGAGGPAIATLLLGIALLKGTAVILDFMAIGRAPLLWKLITLGWLALVCALIGLAYWKGIP from the coding sequence ATGCGCCACGATATCCGCTCCGCCGACCGCCGCAGCACCGTGCTGTGGGTATTGCTGATCATCGCCACCGTGTTGACCTGGGCGGTGGGCGAAGGCGGCGCCGGCGGCCCGGCGATTGCCACCCTGCTGCTCGGCATTGCCCTGCTCAAGGGCACGGCGGTCATCCTCGACTTCATGGCGATCGGCCGCGCGCCGCTGCTGTGGAAACTCATCACCCTCGGCTGGCTGGCGCTGGTCTGCGCGCTGATCGGTCTGGCCTACTGGAAAGGAATACCCTGA
- a CDS encoding cytochrome c oxidase subunit 3 family protein: MDSTAAIAARTAPHSHQPARLAGDLAVWFFILAELLAFGVFFIAYAFARAHNPELFAAEQMALNRNTGAINTVLLLTASYFVVCAVHAAEAGRSPVGARWLLAALACAGSFVAVKSAEYAAAFSAGISLSSSTFHMFYLSLTFFHFMHVILGMVILGALWVNARKGRYHAHNLNGLESGAAYWHMVDLVWLVLFPLVYVIR, from the coding sequence ATGGATTCCACAGCCGCCATTGCCGCGCGCACCGCGCCGCACAGTCATCAACCAGCACGCCTGGCCGGCGACTTGGCAGTCTGGTTTTTCATTCTTGCCGAGCTGCTCGCTTTTGGCGTGTTCTTCATCGCCTACGCCTTCGCGCGCGCCCACAACCCGGAGCTGTTCGCCGCCGAACAGATGGCGCTCAACCGCAACACCGGGGCGATCAACACCGTGCTGCTGCTCACCGCCAGCTACTTCGTAGTGTGCGCGGTACATGCGGCCGAAGCCGGACGCTCGCCGGTGGGCGCGCGCTGGTTGCTCGCCGCGCTGGCCTGTGCAGGCAGCTTCGTGGCGGTCAAGTCCGCCGAGTACGCTGCCGCCTTCTCGGCCGGCATCAGCTTGTCGAGCAGCACCTTCCACATGTTCTATCTGTCGCTGACCTTCTTTCACTTCATGCACGTCATCCTCGGCATGGTGATCCTCGGCGCGCTGTGGGTGAACGCGCGCAAGGGGCGCTACCACGCGCACAACCTGAACGGCCTCGAAAGCGGCGCAGCCTACTGGCACATGGTGGACCTGGTGTGGCTGGTGCTCTTTCCGCTGGTCTACGTCATCCGCTGA
- a CDS encoding c-type cytochrome, translating into MSGTFTKAMARNIFYGGTVFFFLLFLALTFDTTSNLPKTDNRHNITPAVAAGKHIWETRNCLGCHTLLGEGAYYAPELGNVYKRRGPEFIKAWMQSQPTGTPGRRQMPNFNLSEEDLNNLVEFLKYTSEINTQNWPPNIEG; encoded by the coding sequence ATGAGCGGCACCTTCACCAAGGCGATGGCCCGCAACATCTTCTACGGCGGGACAGTGTTCTTCTTCCTGCTCTTCCTGGCGCTGACCTTCGACACCACGTCGAACCTGCCCAAGACCGACAACCGGCACAACATCACGCCGGCGGTGGCTGCGGGCAAGCACATCTGGGAGACGCGCAACTGTTTAGGCTGCCACACCCTGCTGGGTGAAGGCGCCTACTATGCCCCCGAGCTGGGCAACGTCTACAAGCGCCGCGGGCCAGAATTCATCAAGGCTTGGATGCAATCACAGCCCACCGGCACCCCCGGCCGCCGCCAGATGCCCAACTTCAACCTCTCGGAGGAAGATCTGAACAACCTGGTCGAGTTTCTGAAGTACACCTCCGAGATCAACACTCAGAACTGGCCGCCCAACATCGAGGGCTGA